AACCCTTTATCAACTGTTATCGGGTGCTGCCAAAGTACTTTACCAAACGCAAACACCCCTGGTAGGTGGACACACGACAGAAGGAGCAGAACTAACTTTTGGGTTATCCTGTAACGGCTTAGCCTATCCCAATCAGCTGCTGAGAAAAGGCGGTATGAAACCGGGGCAGGTGCTAATTTTGACCAAAGCACTAGGAACGGGAACTCTATTTGCTGCACAGATGCGCTTGCAAGCAAAAGGACGCTGGATTGATGGTGCAGTCCAGTCGATGCTGCTGTCAAATCAAGCAGCCGCTAAGTATTTATTAGAACATGGGGCTACTGGCTGTACGGATATTACAGGATTTGGATTGGTGGGGCATTTGCTGGAAATGATCCAAGCATCTCAGGTGGCGGTGGAGTTAGATTTAGAAGCCATCCCAGTTCTAGAAGGTGCCTTGGAAACGCTGCAAACGGGAATTGTGAGTTCTTTACACCCGCAGAATTTACGGGCATCCCGCCAAATTAGCAATTTATCAGCAGTTAGCGATCGCGCTACTTATCCTCTTCTATTCGATCCCCAAACCTCTGGCGGACTCTTAGCTGCGATTCCAGATGAACGCGCTGATGCTTGTGTCGCCTCACTCCAAACCTTGGGATATACCCACAGCCAGATAATTGGTCGCGTGACGCCACCAAATCAAGGCGTTCAGCCCATCTCACTAATTGTCTGAATTCAACGGAGAGGAGAGGATTTGAACCTCCGGTGACGTTGCCGCCACAACTGATTTCGAGTCAGTCGCATTCAACCACTCTGCCACCTCTCCAAGCGCTATCTTTATTAACCAAAGGTTAATAACTCAGCATTATTAGTATATCCCAAATTCCGCCAATCTCTTCTGCCCAACGAATAATTTCCAGTAAAGCATCATCTCCCCACTGGAGGTAATCGTCACTGCATATCCATTTATTATCAAGGCAGGTTAAGTAGTTTCCATTCTGGAGAGGATTCTGAAAAACATTATTGGCATCGGGTAGAGGCTTTCGCTTTCGGTAAATAAGCTATCGAAAAAAAATTCTTGCTGAAATACTCCTTACCCCTCTAAAACCGTAAAAATACGGAGGCTATTTATTTGATTGCGGGTGAATATTTTAAAAGTAAAATTATTCCTCTTCGAGTCTAAATCATCTTTTGGAGCGGTAATGTCCAACAGTATTTTGTAAAATCTTGTTTTTTCAATCTCCTAAACGGTCATAAAAAAGATAGAAAACTTATGAAGTCATGCTAAATTTTGCTTGTGCTTAGTTTACCTGTCGATCCATAAAATGTTTCGAGATAAACTTTAACTGATGGCAAACCGATCCCAAAGTTATATTTCTACCACGTCCCCTAATTTGTATATAAATATTCTCTTCAGATTCCTACAATCTCAATGGATAGTAATTGGAAGTTTAGGGATTTGGATATTAGGGGTAGATAAGTTGCAAGCTGCAACGGAGAATTCTGTTTCTCCGCAACAGGTTACAAGGAATTCTGTTTCTTTTCAAGTGCTGAAAAAGGGAAATTTACCCTCAGAAGTTACTGAAGCGATTACCCATGTAACTGGGCTGGAAAACCTTCACTTACCCACTGACAGCAACGGTGAAGGTTCCTCGATTGAATCCCCCGCTCAATTAAAATCACTTGAACCACAGCCTTTTTTAATGGCTGCGCCCCAAAACTTCAATCCTGAATTGCGATCGCCGCCGCCACCACCTCCTGCACCGCCACCACCGCCGAAGGTAACTCCACCGCCTGAATCTAGCGAACCTGAGACACCTGTTGCAGTTTTAGAGAATCTTCAAATAGATTTTCGTAACGATACAGATAATTTTAACCAGCGCAATCAGTTCATTGAACCAACCGCGCAGTTTCGCCTGATGAATGGCAATAGAATCCGGCTCAAGACGGGTTTTAATTCTTTTGAGCAAAAGGGTGTGGAATCGATTACCAATATTCCGATTCAAGTGGGATGGGAGGGGAAAATTGACCAAGTGACAGTGCAAACAGCAGTGGGCGTTGACCTATTCGATCGCCTGCCAACCGCTTTTAATTTCAATGCTAAAGTAGACGTTCCAATTCGACCGAATGTAACGTTATCAGGCACAGTGGAACAGGGCCCCTACAAGTTCAACGCCCAAACTTTGGAGAATCAAATTACAGCTTGGCGATTTGGACCTAATTTGTACTGGCAGATCGATCGTCACACCAGCTTGTTCTCCCTGCTTCGCTTTGGCAGTTACAACGATGGCAATTTTGAGCAGCAGTCTTTTAGCAGGTTAGAACGTAAATTTGGACAGTTTTCTGTGGCAGCTAACCTATTTAACTGGAGTTACACGCGCGATCGCGAACAAGAAAGTGGCTATTTTTCTCCCCCTGATTTCCTGGTTTACAATGCCGAGCTGGCTTGGCAGGGAGATATATTCGATTTCTTGAGCTGTCGGTTAGCGGCAACGCTGGGACAGCAGCGACTTAGAGGAAAATTCGATAATGCCAATACCTATCAAGCTCGCTGCACCGCTAAGGTGTCGCCCAACGTTGAGGCAGACTTGGGTTACGCCTTCTCGAACGTCCAAAATCGAGATACTGACGGCGGAAGTTCCTACAACAATAACTCCTTGACAGGGCAACTACGGGTCAAATTTTAGAAGTTGTCTTGCAAATTAGCCCAACAGGTAACTCTCGCTACCAATTTCTCAAAGCTCCCCAATCTCGAGCGATGTGGGAGGGTAATGACAATCAACTTCTGCCAAAAAAATTTCGCTCCTTAGTTAGTGAGAGTAGAAAACTGGGAATTATAAGTACGAGCAGTAAAGACTGTTGGCTGAAGTAGCAAACGGCAAGGACTAGCTTTCATAGTGAGGTTGTATTACTGATGAATTCTGATTTCAAACCACCACCCAGAGGTTTGTCTATACTGGCTGCTGTCGGAGGTGTCGTAACAGCATTTATAGCGATCGCAGGGTTGCAGATGGTTTCTAACCACCTTTCTAAAAGGGCTACCCTTGTTGAGTCTCCTGCACCCGCTTCCCCTGTCGCTTCCCCTGAGTCCTCAGATAATGCGATCGCTTTGGCTAAACTAGATGCTCAATCTGTGCAAGTTCCGGGTGAAGCCGTTACCGCAGCTCAAATTGCCGCTACAAAAACTCCTTATGTAGCATCTGGCGTGGGAAGCTTGACGCCACAAGAAACAGAAATGGCTCGTCAGGCTTGGTCGTACTTCCAGAATAACTGGAACGACAAGACAGGTTTAGTTAATTCAGTGGATGGGTTTGCGTCCGTGACGATGTGGGATCAAGCGGCTGCGATCGCTGCTTTGATCAGTGCTAAAGAATTAGGGATTGTACCGGCGGCAGAATTTGAAGCCAAGATGAGCCAGACGTTAAAAACACTGGCGACGATGCCCTTATATAGGGGGGAATTACCGAACAAAGTTTATAACTCGAAAACCTTAGTCCCGGTTAATTATGGTCAACTGGATAAACGAGAAGAAATTGGCTGGTCAGCCCTCGATTTAGGGCGGCTGGCTTTGTGGCTGAAAATTGTGGGAACGAAGTATCCCCAGTTGAAAGATGAAACCGATGCTGTCTGGAAGCATTGGAAAGTTGCACGTCTGACTAAAGAGGGTCAGATGTACGGAACCAGTGTTGTTCAAGGAAAAGAACAATACAACCAAGAAGGGCGTTTAGGTTACGAAAATTATGGAGCATACGGGTTTAAGTTGTGGGGCTTAAATGTAGATAAAGCTCTCGATTATCAATCTAAAGTTGCGTTTGCCAATCTCTACAAAGAGGGAATCCCCTACGACAAACGCGATTACAAAACCTCCGGCGCAAATAATTACGTTTTAAGTGAACCGTATATTTTGGACGGCATTGAAACCGGATTTCAAGCTTTACCTAAAGCGTATGCAGACCGGATTTTAGCCGCTCAACAAGCTCGCTATCAACAAACAAAACAGTTGACGGCTGTTACAGAAGATAACCTGGATCGCGCTCCTTATTTTGTTTACAACACTCTATTTGTGAATGGAGAACCTTGGACAGCGATTACAGATACCAGAGAGCGGCATAATAATCTGCGGTTTTTGAGTACTAAAGCTGCAATTGGTTGGCACGTACTTTACAACACTGATTACACCCGCCAGTTATTTGATTTTGTGCAAAGTAATCTGAAGTCTGACAAAGGTTGGTACAACGGCTTCTATGAATCTTCAAAGAAGCCGAATAAGTCTTTGACGGCAAATAATAATGGCGTTATCCTTGAAAGTTTGCTCTACAAAAAAGTAGGCAAACCACTGACGGTTTGGGCAGGCGTGAAAACTAAAAACGAAAAGTAAAAAATGAAAAGTTACTTTCAACGCAAAAAATCAAGATTGATTGCCCTATTCTTGGCAGGAGCCGTTTCCCAGTCAGTAATAAACATTTCTCTTCCACAGCGATCGCTTGCTCAAACTCCACCGTCTTCACCGAGTGCTTGTACAAAAATTTCTGCACCGTTAACGCCAGAAGAACAAGTTTACGCTAAAACAGCTTGGCAATATTTCGTCAATAACTATCAGCAAAATACGGGATTTGTCAATTCAACGGGAGGATATCCTTCCGGTACTCTCTGGGATAGCGGTAATTACTTAATGGCGCTCAATTCAGCGCGTTGGCTGAACTTAATCGACCAAGGAGAATTTGATTCCAGACTCAACAAGTTTTTGACAAGCTTGAGCGGACTAAAATTATTTGAAGACGCCTTACCCAATAAAGTCTATAACGCCGCAACCGGACAGATGGTTGATTATGGTAACAATCCCCTCGAAAAGGGCATTGGCTGGTCTGCATTGGATATTGGTCGCATATTAGCTGCATTTCACGTCATCCGGACTTGTCATCCTCAATATGGGGATTGGATGAAGGGAATTATCGCTAAGTGGCAGGTAGGAAGAAGTCTCAAAGATGGACAGCTTTATGGTGCAACAGTTCTCCCCGATAGTAAAACCTTGCTGGTGCAAGAAGGACGCTTAGGCTACGAAGAATACGCCGCTAGAGGTTATGAACTCTGGGGTTTTAAAGCATCAAAAGCAGCGTCTTTTGAACCCTTTAAGTTTGTCGAGGTAAACGGAGTTAAAATTCCGGTTGATACTCGCGACTATCAAAGCACCAATGCCAATAACTATGTCGTCAGTGAGTCTTATATTTTAGATGGCATTGAATTTGGCTTCCAAGGTGAGATAGCAGATTTTGCTGCTAGAGTTTTGGAAGTGCAAAAGCGTCGCTTTGAGCAAACGGGTCAACTCACGGCGGTGACAGAAGATAACCTGGATCAAGCGCCTTATTTTATTTACAATACGGTTTTTGCAAATGGGGTTGCTTGGGCACCGATTACGGAGACAAATGAACCCATTCCCCAGTTTCGGAGTATTAGCACCAAAGCGGCATTTGGCTGGCGCTATCTTTACCCAGATAACGCTTATGCTAAACAAGTTTTTGATGCGGTGAAGGATTTGCGGAGTCCAGATGGTGGCGGTTTCTATGCGGGACTGTATGAGGAATCCAAACAACCGAATAAATCCTTAACTGGAAACACCAACGGGCTGATTTTGGAGATTTTGTATTACAAAGCCAGAGGAAATCGTCCGCTAATTGGATCGAGTGGCGTAACGGTTTCAACGGGACAACCCGGCGCGGGTTCTGCGGAGGCAGCATCTTCGACTCCCCCTGCTTCCAGTTCGCAAAAACCCTCAACACCAGCACCAACAACCGCTTCAGCGGGACAACCGAGTGGGGGTTCTGCCTCTACAGCACCGTCAATGCCTGCTTCAACTCCTGCGGTGAGTGCGCCTACAGCAGTTGCCGTCGCACCCATTCCCTCTGTTGGCAACCCCGCTTCCTTCTCCTCCCCAAAACTAGCTAGACCTTTGACAGTGACGGAACGGCGCTATGCTGAGGCAGCTTGGGGCTACTTTAATACCAATTATCAACCCTCAACGGGGTTGGTGAGCGATCGCCGCGACATGAAAGCTGCCACCTTATGGGGATTGGGGGATTATCTCTCCGCAATGCAAGCAGCGCGATCGCTTGATATTATTTCAGCCAAAGAATTTGACGATCGCACCCGGCTTTTCTTAGGTGCTTTAGCCAAATTACCTTTATTTGCCGGAGAGTTACCCCAGCGAGGTTACGATATTCGCACCTTGCAACCCATCGATTATGGTGGAAACCCGGTGTCAGAAGGAAACGGCTTTTCGGGGTTGGATGTCGGGAGAATGCTCACAGCCCTTTATAACTTAAAGAGCTACTATCCCGAATACACCAAAGCCGTCGATAATATTGTGCTGGATTGGTCTTATCTACGAGTCGTGCGAGATGGGATGCTTTCTAGCGCGACGGTAGAAAAGGACGAACAGGGGCGAGTCCTCACCCGCGTCAATCCTGAAAACCGCTTGGGTTATGAAGAATATGCTGCCCGTGGGTTTCAGTTGTGGGGATTTGAAGTAGATCTTGCTGCGGTTGGGGGTAAGTATCAAACGGCATCAGTGGACGGTGTGGCGGTGCCAATCCAACGTCAGCGTCCGAACGGAAAGACTGAGGAAAATCAGTACACCGTAAGCAATCCGTTTGTGCTGTATAGCTTAGAGTTTGGTCTCGATCCGCAAATGCGATCGCTTGTCGAACCCATGTTCCGAGCGGAAGCAGAACGCTATCGTCGCACCGGAAAATTCAGCGCTTCAGCCACGACTTTAATCGACCAAAAGCCTTACATCGTCCACAACACGATTATTGGGCGCGGTCAAGCTTGGGCAACCCTCGGCAATGATGGAAAACCGATGCCCGATGCCCGTGTAGTTAGCACTGCAACAGCTTTTGCCTATCGCGCCTTATTTCCAGACAACGAATATGCCCGCGAGTTGTGGCAAGCGACGATTGACCTCTATAATCCCTCGCGTGGCTACTACGAAGGCTTTTATGAAAAAACAGGCAAAACGGCAACGGGCTTGACTGGTGGCACCAACGGCTTGATTCTGCAAGCCCTGCTGTATCAAGTAAGCGATCGCAAACCTTCGATTCGTCCAATTACAGCCGCTAACTCCCCCTGGTGGCAAGCAGTTTCTAAAGGAAATTCTGGTCGCGGTTTACCTACCTCTGCTACTCAGAAACTCCGGTTAATTTCAGATTCCACTGGCACTTACTGGATTTCTACCGACAAAGCGACGCGCCCAACCGCTGCGAAATAACTCAACTGCAATGAAGGAGATGGACATCTATAAATTGAAGAAACACCTAACTCCCCAGATTGGGGGATTAGGTTCTTCCGATCCGAAAATTATTGCTCTTAGCCCCCTTTTCAAGGGGGCTAGGAAATCTGTAAATGGTGAAATATCGCAGATACAAATGCTTTGAACAATCCACCCGTAAAACTATCCAAGTCGATAGTTTTACCTTAAAAACCGGCGAACCCACTTGAAACGATTCTGGGGCTACTCAGTTACTTCAAGAATGGCTATTATGTGCTTTCAAGACATCGGATTAGACTCGGTTGAACCCGTCAAGTTTTCAAATTCAAATCTTGTCAATCTCTAAGTAAAAATATTCGGTATTACTGGTACATTAACAATTACCAAAGAGGATTATTTCAATGTGACTAGCTTTCACAAGAAATTAAAAAATTATTGCGTTCATGTTTAGGCAACGAACCCACAAACAAAGCAGGTAAGCACTGAAGAGATAACTGATTTTAATAAAAGGTATAATCTTTTCGTCCTTTGCATCTTCTACTATCAATTACCTAAATACAGAGTGCCTTAATGACTCCAGCTACCATTGTTGAGAACTCATCCAACTTTTCCGGCAACAGCATTTCTTACTTAAAAAAGAGAACCCTACTCTTTCGTTATTTAGCAGAAATCAACCTAATTTTTGGTGCCTGGTATCTACAATGGCGGATCGGACATTCTATTAATTTTGATGCGCTGTGGATTGCTATTCCCTTACTGATTGCAGAAATTTATAGCT
This genomic window from Coleofasciculus sp. FACHB-1120 contains:
- a CDS encoding DUF3131 domain-containing protein gives rise to the protein MNSDFKPPPRGLSILAAVGGVVTAFIAIAGLQMVSNHLSKRATLVESPAPASPVASPESSDNAIALAKLDAQSVQVPGEAVTAAQIAATKTPYVASGVGSLTPQETEMARQAWSYFQNNWNDKTGLVNSVDGFASVTMWDQAAAIAALISAKELGIVPAAEFEAKMSQTLKTLATMPLYRGELPNKVYNSKTLVPVNYGQLDKREEIGWSALDLGRLALWLKIVGTKYPQLKDETDAVWKHWKVARLTKEGQMYGTSVVQGKEQYNQEGRLGYENYGAYGFKLWGLNVDKALDYQSKVAFANLYKEGIPYDKRDYKTSGANNYVLSEPYILDGIETGFQALPKAYADRILAAQQARYQQTKQLTAVTEDNLDRAPYFVYNTLFVNGEPWTAITDTRERHNNLRFLSTKAAIGWHVLYNTDYTRQLFDFVQSNLKSDKGWYNGFYESSKKPNKSLTANNNGVILESLLYKKVGKPLTVWAGVKTKNEK
- a CDS encoding DUF3131 domain-containing protein, which translates into the protein MKSYFQRKKSRLIALFLAGAVSQSVINISLPQRSLAQTPPSSPSACTKISAPLTPEEQVYAKTAWQYFVNNYQQNTGFVNSTGGYPSGTLWDSGNYLMALNSARWLNLIDQGEFDSRLNKFLTSLSGLKLFEDALPNKVYNAATGQMVDYGNNPLEKGIGWSALDIGRILAAFHVIRTCHPQYGDWMKGIIAKWQVGRSLKDGQLYGATVLPDSKTLLVQEGRLGYEEYAARGYELWGFKASKAASFEPFKFVEVNGVKIPVDTRDYQSTNANNYVVSESYILDGIEFGFQGEIADFAARVLEVQKRRFEQTGQLTAVTEDNLDQAPYFIYNTVFANGVAWAPITETNEPIPQFRSISTKAAFGWRYLYPDNAYAKQVFDAVKDLRSPDGGGFYAGLYEESKQPNKSLTGNTNGLILEILYYKARGNRPLIGSSGVTVSTGQPGAGSAEAASSTPPASSSQKPSTPAPTTASAGQPSGGSASTAPSMPASTPAVSAPTAVAVAPIPSVGNPASFSSPKLARPLTVTERRYAEAAWGYFNTNYQPSTGLVSDRRDMKAATLWGLGDYLSAMQAARSLDIISAKEFDDRTRLFLGALAKLPLFAGELPQRGYDIRTLQPIDYGGNPVSEGNGFSGLDVGRMLTALYNLKSYYPEYTKAVDNIVLDWSYLRVVRDGMLSSATVEKDEQGRVLTRVNPENRLGYEEYAARGFQLWGFEVDLAAVGGKYQTASVDGVAVPIQRQRPNGKTEENQYTVSNPFVLYSLEFGLDPQMRSLVEPMFRAEAERYRRTGKFSASATTLIDQKPYIVHNTIIGRGQAWATLGNDGKPMPDARVVSTATAFAYRALFPDNEYARELWQATIDLYNPSRGYYEGFYEKTGKTATGLTGGTNGLILQALLYQVSDRKPSIRPITAANSPWWQAVSKGNSGRGLPTSATQKLRLISDSTGTYWISTDKATRPTAAK